Proteins found in one Halobaculum sp. MBLA0147 genomic segment:
- the ftsZ gene encoding cell division protein FtsZ, producing the protein MDSIVEDAIDEAEGEGAPEDARDTPAEGAGGGGRPTGEMTDDELQDVLQELQTNITVVGCGGAGGNTVDRMAEEGIHGANLVAANTDVQHLVNIEADTKILMGKEKTQGRGAGSLPQVGEEAAIESQEEIHDSISGSDMVFVTAGLGGGTGTGSAPVVAKAAREIGALTIAIVTTPFTAEGEVRRTNAEAGLERLRDVADTVIVVPNDRLLDAVGKLPVRQAFKVSDEVLMRSVKGITELITKPGLVNLDFADVRTVMEKGGVAMIGLGEAESDSKASESVQSALRSPLLDVDISGANSALVNVTGGSDMSIEEAEGVVEEIYDRIDPDARIIWGTSIDEELEGQMRTMIVVTGVESPQIYGRNESAQEQAEERVRDIDYVE; encoded by the coding sequence ATGGACTCGATCGTGGAGGACGCAATCGACGAGGCCGAGGGGGAGGGAGCCCCCGAGGACGCCCGCGACACCCCCGCCGAGGGAGCCGGTGGGGGCGGTCGGCCGACGGGTGAGATGACCGACGACGAACTGCAGGACGTGTTACAGGAGCTGCAGACGAACATCACGGTCGTCGGCTGTGGGGGTGCCGGCGGCAACACCGTCGATCGGATGGCCGAGGAGGGGATCCACGGGGCGAACCTCGTCGCCGCCAACACGGACGTCCAGCACCTCGTCAACATCGAGGCGGACACGAAGATCCTGATGGGCAAAGAGAAGACGCAGGGCCGTGGTGCGGGCTCGCTGCCGCAGGTGGGCGAGGAGGCCGCCATCGAGTCCCAAGAGGAGATCCACGACTCGATCAGCGGCTCGGACATGGTGTTCGTCACCGCCGGACTCGGCGGCGGCACCGGCACCGGCTCCGCGCCGGTCGTCGCGAAGGCGGCCCGCGAGATCGGGGCGTTGACCATCGCCATCGTCACCACGCCGTTCACCGCGGAGGGTGAGGTGCGCCGGACGAACGCCGAGGCCGGACTCGAACGGCTCCGGGACGTTGCCGACACGGTGATCGTCGTCCCGAACGACCGACTGTTGGACGCGGTCGGGAAACTCCCCGTCCGGCAGGCGTTCAAGGTGTCCGACGAGGTGTTGATGCGCTCGGTGAAGGGGATCACGGAGCTGATCACCAAGCCCGGGCTCGTCAACCTCGACTTCGCGGACGTGCGCACCGTGATGGAGAAGGGTGGCGTCGCGATGATCGGACTCGGCGAGGCGGAGTCCGACAGCAAGGCCAGCGAGTCGGTGCAGTCGGCGCTGCGCTCGCCGCTGTTGGACGTGGACATCTCCGGGGCCAACTCCGCGCTGGTGAACGTCACCGGCGGCTCGGACATGTCCATCGAGGAGGCCGAGGGCGTCGTCGAGGAGATCTACGACCGGATCGACCCGGACGCCCGGATCATCTGGGGCACCTCCATCGACGAGGAGCTGGAGGGCCAGATGCGGACGATGATCGTCGTCACCGGCGTCGAGTCGCCACAGATCTACGGCCGCAACGAGTCCGCACAGGAACAGGCCGAGGAACGCGTCCGCGACATCGACTACGTGGAGTAG
- a CDS encoding extracellular solute-binding protein, with amino-acid sequence MDGDDGSTRRRFLATAGVAAATGLAGCNGLVGSDTSGSNAASGTVSFSDFRGSGPLVESRPEITAPRIADLPDLSGELTVYLGGGEGGLYRDLMALFERIYDDFTAVPNEGGTAEQANKLLTEGENTPADLFWSVDAGSLSVVADEGLTADLSGEALEGVPEAFHPNDQWVGTAGRARAVPYNTNQLSSDDIPESVMDFPDSPAVANGFGWAPTYGAFQAFVTAMRVLEGESATRSWLESMMGAATEYPDEFVTSNAVADGEIGAGFANHYYALRVRSARPDAPLDLAFTRGDAGALINVAGAALLEPSDNTELAETFVRHLLSAEAQEFFATRTFGYPTVEGVPPVGGLPSVGELEPPELELDKLSNLEPTLDLMREVGVL; translated from the coding sequence ATGGACGGAGACGACGGGTCGACGCGGCGGCGGTTCCTCGCGACGGCTGGCGTCGCGGCGGCCACCGGACTCGCCGGGTGTAACGGACTAGTCGGCAGCGACACCTCGGGCAGCAACGCCGCGAGCGGGACGGTCTCGTTCTCGGACTTCCGCGGCTCCGGGCCGTTGGTGGAGTCGCGACCGGAGATCACCGCGCCACGCATCGCGGACCTCCCGGACCTGTCGGGGGAACTGACGGTGTACCTCGGCGGCGGAGAGGGTGGCCTCTACCGCGACCTGATGGCGCTGTTCGAGCGGATCTACGACGACTTCACGGCCGTCCCGAACGAGGGCGGTACCGCCGAGCAGGCGAACAAACTCCTGACGGAGGGCGAGAACACGCCCGCCGACCTGTTCTGGTCGGTCGACGCCGGCTCGCTGTCCGTCGTCGCCGACGAGGGGCTGACGGCGGACCTCTCGGGCGAGGCGCTGGAGGGTGTCCCGGAGGCGTTCCACCCGAACGACCAGTGGGTCGGCACCGCCGGCCGGGCGCGTGCCGTACCGTACAACACGAACCAGCTGTCGTCCGACGACATCCCCGAGTCCGTGATGGACTTCCCGGACTCGCCGGCCGTCGCCAACGGGTTCGGCTGGGCGCCCACCTACGGGGCGTTCCAGGCGTTCGTCACCGCGATGCGGGTGCTCGAGGGTGAGTCCGCCACGCGGAGTTGGCTGGAGTCGATGATGGGTGCGGCGACGGAGTACCCCGACGAGTTCGTCACCTCGAACGCGGTGGCCGACGGGGAGATCGGCGCCGGCTTCGCGAACCACTACTACGCGTTGCGGGTCCGCAGTGCCCGTCCGGACGCGCCGCTGGATCTGGCGTTCACGCGTGGCGACGCGGGTGCGCTCATCAACGTCGCCGGTGCGGCGTTGCTCGAGCCGTCGGACAACACGGAGCTCGCGGAGACGTTCGTCCGGCACCTGCTGTCGGCGGAGGCCCAGGAGTTCTTCGCCACGCGGACGTTCGGCTACCCGACGGTCGAGGGTGTCCCGCCGGTCGGCGGGCTGCCGAGTGTGGGTGAACTCGAACCGCCGGAGTTGGAACTCGACAAGCTGTCGAACTTGGAGCCCACGCTGGATCTGATGCGGGAGGTGGGCGTCCTCTGA
- a CDS encoding alpha-1 4-glucan-protein synthase yields the protein MTDATPRAVRATGDAEICVIVPTIREWECVRAYVENARENGFDTDRLHFVLVTEDFCDTEGMRTMLDELGVTGRVFDGSAREAWFAERGLSAYDHLIPAASHAQTSFGLLYLWDEGFQLGMFLDDDTLPHEEADFFGRHMENLEFSGEMETVASDESWVNVLHHNEEEHDLYPRGYPYAAMDESVEYDTATVSRGDVVASQGLWTNVPDLDAVRILMDGDLQGQAQTRTTTDDYGEDFLAARGNYLTVCSMNLAFRREVVPAFYQLPMDENPWDVGRFDDIWSGLFLKRAADLLGKRIYNGRPLCEHNKAPRSTFGDLTNEVPGLELNEHVWEVLDAAEPETVPDDTVGAYRAASEAMADALAEGSFDDWENGEFLVYCGEYMRDWLDCLAALDGDAPVGPVHARDAPAPTTDTADDGATPTADEPAATDD from the coding sequence ATGACAGACGCGACGCCGCGTGCGGTGCGTGCGACCGGGGACGCCGAGATCTGCGTGATCGTGCCGACGATCCGCGAGTGGGAGTGTGTCCGGGCGTACGTCGAGAACGCTCGCGAGAACGGGTTCGACACGGACAGACTCCACTTCGTCCTCGTCACCGAGGACTTCTGTGACACCGAGGGGATGCGGACGATGCTGGACGAGTTAGGGGTCACGGGACGCGTCTTCGACGGGAGCGCCCGCGAGGCGTGGTTCGCCGAGCGCGGCCTCTCGGCGTACGACCACCTGATCCCGGCGGCCAGTCACGCCCAGACCTCCTTCGGGCTGTTGTACCTCTGGGACGAGGGGTTCCAGTTGGGGATGTTCCTGGACGACGACACGCTCCCCCACGAGGAGGCGGACTTCTTCGGCCGTCACATGGAGAACCTGGAGTTCTCCGGTGAGATGGAGACGGTCGCCTCCGACGAGTCGTGGGTGAACGTCCTCCACCACAACGAGGAGGAACACGACCTCTACCCCCGCGGTTACCCGTACGCGGCGATGGACGAGAGCGTCGAGTACGACACCGCGACCGTCTCGCGGGGCGACGTGGTCGCCTCCCAGGGGCTGTGGACGAACGTCCCGGACTTGGACGCCGTCCGCATCCTGATGGACGGGGACCTGCAGGGGCAGGCCCAGACGCGGACGACGACGGACGACTACGGCGAGGACTTCCTGGCCGCGCGCGGGAACTACCTCACGGTGTGTTCGATGAACCTCGCGTTCCGGCGGGAGGTCGTCCCGGCGTTCTACCAGCTGCCGATGGACGAGAACCCGTGGGACGTGGGCCGGTTCGACGACATCTGGTCGGGGCTGTTCCTGAAGCGGGCGGCGGACCTGTTGGGCAAGCGGATCTACAACGGCCGGCCGCTGTGTGAGCACAACAAGGCGCCGCGGTCGACGTTCGGCGACCTGACGAACGAGGTGCCCGGGCTGGAGTTGAACGAACACGTCTGGGAGGTGCTGGACGCGGCGGAGCCGGAGACGGTCCCCGACGACACCGTCGGCGCGTACCGCGCCGCCTCCGAGGCGATGGCCGACGCGCTCGCCGAGGGATCGTTCGACGACTGGGAGAACGGGGAGTTCCTCGTCTACTGTGGCGAGTACATGCGCGACTGGCTGGACTGTCTCGCCGCTCTCGACGGGGACGCACCCGTCGGCCCGGTCCACGCCCGAGACGCCCCCGCACCGACCACCGACACGGCCGACGACGGGGCGACGCCGACCGCCGACGAGCCGGCGGCGACGGACGACTGA
- a CDS encoding DUF5802 family protein, translating into MFEQFSSGYYLGELYVQPRETETAAIRRADHERVNEQLFGDESGLTRLDTPLVMKLGTRHFPVVGDDELPSGTLAVPQETIPEDMKFEVPGRNEVFLADADRTGELLEYAGWDGGEAYV; encoded by the coding sequence ATGTTCGAGCAATTCTCGAGCGGCTACTACCTGGGTGAACTGTACGTCCAACCCAGGGAGACGGAGACGGCCGCCATCCGACGAGCGGACCACGAGCGTGTCAACGAGCAGTTGTTCGGCGACGAGTCGGGTCTCACGCGACTCGACACACCGCTCGTAATGAAGCTCGGCACGCGGCACTTCCCGGTCGTCGGCGACGACGAGTTGCCCTCGGGGACGCTGGCGGTCCCCCAGGAGACGATCCCGGAGGACATGAAGTTCGAGGTGCCGGGACGCAACGAGGTGTTCCTCGCCGACGCCGACCGCACGGGAGAACTGCTCGAGTACGCCGGCTGGGACGGCGGCGAGGCGTACGTCTAG
- the cca gene encoding CCA tRNA nucleotidyltransferase, with translation MTESDGDEDSLAATLATVRERTTPDAAERDRLAAVADELRSRAREAIAALPAPASDADVLQVGSTARGTWLPGDRDVDLFVRFPTTLDREELERYGLEVGHAVLPEGREEFAEHPYVKGTYDGFDVDLVPCFDVADATAIRSAVDRTPFHTAYLDEHLDESLAADVRVVKQFLTATGAYGSDLRTRGFSGYLTELLVLEHGGARPLLAAAAESWQPPVRFDPADHGTTTFDDPLVVVDPTDPERNVAAVCAAENVARLQHHARALLADPDPERFEVPERSPLDADAVREHVRRRGTEPVALAVDVPAGGDGEPLVDDQLYPQLRRSLDGLAGTLEDHGFAVLRSRTFAAPADDESGVGAGGGVSDGETNDRPASATSRRAVLLFELAHAELPAVERHEGPPVHVPGHAAGFYEKYAETDAYGPFLDGDRYVVERERAVRDAAAFLRSGAFGEVALGAGVERALGGEYTVYTGEDLAALADAFGDELRRYFDPQV, from the coding sequence ATGACAGAGTCGGACGGCGACGAGGACTCGCTCGCGGCGACACTGGCGACCGTCCGCGAGCGGACGACACCCGACGCGGCGGAACGCGACCGGCTGGCCGCCGTCGCAGACGAACTCCGGAGTCGCGCCCGCGAGGCGATCGCCGCGTTGCCGGCACCGGCGAGCGACGCCGACGTGTTGCAGGTCGGCTCGACCGCCCGCGGCACCTGGCTCCCCGGCGACCGCGACGTGGACCTGTTCGTCCGGTTTCCGACCACACTGGACCGCGAGGAACTGGAGCGGTACGGGCTCGAGGTCGGGCACGCCGTGCTCCCGGAGGGCCGCGAGGAGTTCGCGGAACACCCGTACGTGAAGGGGACGTACGACGGGTTCGACGTGGACCTGGTGCCGTGTTTCGACGTGGCCGACGCGACCGCGATCCGATCGGCCGTCGACCGCACGCCGTTCCACACCGCCTACCTCGACGAGCACCTCGACGAGTCGCTGGCCGCGGACGTGCGCGTCGTCAAACAGTTCCTGACGGCGACCGGCGCGTACGGGAGCGACCTCCGGACCCGTGGGTTCTCCGGCTACCTCACCGAACTGCTCGTGCTCGAACACGGCGGCGCGCGGCCGCTGTTGGCGGCTGCGGCCGAGTCGTGGCAGCCGCCGGTGCGGTTCGACCCCGCAGACCACGGGACGACGACGTTCGACGACCCGCTCGTCGTCGTCGACCCGACCGATCCGGAGCGGAACGTCGCCGCCGTCTGTGCCGCCGAGAACGTCGCGCGGCTCCAGCACCACGCGCGAGCACTGCTGGCCGATCCAGACCCGGAGCGGTTCGAGGTTCCCGAGCGGTCGCCGCTGGACGCCGACGCGGTGCGGGAGCACGTCCGACGACGCGGGACGGAGCCGGTCGCACTCGCCGTCGACGTGCCCGCCGGCGGCGACGGGGAGCCGCTGGTCGACGACCAACTGTACCCCCAACTCCGGCGGTCGCTAGACGGGTTGGCGGGGACACTCGAAGATCACGGGTTCGCGGTGCTGCGGTCGAGGACGTTCGCCGCCCCGGCGGACGACGAGAGTGGTGTCGGAGCCGGTGGAGGTGTGAGTGACGGAGAGACGAACGACCGCCCCGCGTCGGCGACGAGCAGGCGGGCGGTGCTCCTGTTCGAACTCGCACACGCCGAGCTCCCGGCCGTCGAGCGCCACGAGGGCCCGCCCGTCCACGTGCCGGGCCACGCGGCGGGGTTCTACGAGAAGTACGCCGAGACGGACGCCTACGGGCCGTTCCTCGACGGCGACCGCTACGTGGTCGAACGCGAGCGGGCCGTCCGGGACGCGGCGGCGTTCCTCCGGAGCGGCGCGTTCGGCGAGGTCGCGCTCGGCGCGGGCGTCGAGCGAGCCCTCGGCGGGGAGTACACCGTCTACACGGGCGAGGATCTGGCGGCACTGGCAGACGCCTTCGGCGACGAGTTGCGGCGGTACTTCGACCCGCAAGTGTAG
- a CDS encoding helix-turn-helix domain-containing protein, which yields MATTAGDPERAMDGFLSVARLLEEPRLARVYTFVLREGPVTVDDVVDSLGIARTTAYADTGTLADLGVVTRDASEKTHRFTATPIHLTTDVDGDQYTITPTLIAAVARSEHDRDLDLLVDRHGRGRLAAALTYAVPYAAGELSERVAARELDVQVAFGIAVLQALADVVDEMRPYDPYVEEIRDARTDPPVDS from the coding sequence ATGGCAACCACAGCCGGCGACCCGGAGCGTGCGATGGACGGGTTCCTGTCCGTCGCGCGACTGCTCGAGGAGCCACGGCTCGCGCGGGTGTACACGTTCGTCCTCCGTGAGGGACCAGTGACGGTCGACGACGTCGTCGACAGCCTCGGCATCGCGCGCACGACTGCGTACGCCGACACGGGGACACTCGCCGACTTGGGTGTCGTCACGCGCGACGCGTCGGAGAAGACACACCGGTTCACCGCGACACCGATCCACCTGACGACGGACGTGGACGGAGACCAGTACACCATCACGCCGACACTGATCGCCGCCGTCGCTCGGTCCGAACACGACCGTGATCTGGATCTGCTCGTCGACAGACACGGACGCGGGAGACTCGCCGCGGCGCTGACGTACGCAGTGCCTTACGCGGCCGGCGAACTGTCCGAACGTGTCGCGGCTCGCGAACTCGACGTGCAGGTCGCCTTCGGGATCGCCGTCCTCCAGGCGCTCGCGGACGTCGTCGACGAGATGCGTCCGTACGACCCGTACGTCGAGGAGATTCGAGACGCGCGGACCGATCCACCGGTGGACTCGTAA
- a CDS encoding class I SAM-dependent methyltransferase — translation MATDAAAFYSAFARVYDLLARAPGVDHVRRRVATALDPAVGDTVLDLGCGTGGNHPALRREIGPTGTYVGVDVAPGVLEIARRREDGSRTAFLRGNAARPPVPDGGVDAVCATFLVGMLAEPAAAVRSWARTVGPGGRLAVANLSRTARTPWWLGNPAFRLAVRLGSPGRPAAGEPSAVERLERRVDTAHTAVRRLCEPAATEQFALGFGRLTVGTVRPADEWPSASRDTADHPE, via the coding sequence GTGGCGACCGACGCGGCGGCGTTCTACTCCGCGTTCGCTCGGGTGTACGACCTCCTCGCCCGTGCCCCCGGCGTGGACCACGTGCGCCGCCGGGTGGCGACGGCGTTGGACCCGGCGGTCGGCGACACCGTCCTCGACTTGGGCTGTGGCACCGGTGGGAACCACCCGGCACTCCGGCGCGAGATCGGCCCGACTGGGACGTACGTCGGTGTCGACGTGGCCCCCGGCGTCCTCGAGATCGCCCGCAGGCGGGAGGATGGGTCACGGACGGCGTTCCTGCGTGGCAACGCCGCGCGGCCGCCGGTGCCGGACGGTGGGGTCGACGCGGTCTGTGCGACGTTCCTCGTCGGGATGCTCGCGGAGCCGGCCGCCGCGGTCCGGTCGTGGGCGCGAACGGTGGGGCCCGGCGGACGGCTCGCGGTCGCGAACCTCTCGCGGACCGCCCGGACACCGTGGTGGCTGGGGAACCCCGCGTTCCGGCTCGCCGTCCGACTCGGGTCGCCGGGGCGACCGGCGGCCGGCGAGCCGTCGGCCGTCGAGCGACTGGAGCGGCGCGTCGACACCGCGCACACGGCGGTGCGGCGGCTGTGCGAGCCGGCTGCGACCGAGCAGTTCGCGCTCGGATTCGGCCGCCTCACCGTCGGCACCGTCCGACCGGCGGACGAGTGGCCGTCTGCGTCGCGCGACACCGCCGATCACCCCGAGTGA
- the dcd gene encoding dCTP deaminase, giving the protein MILSDTDILARLGEGDLVIEPLADVDQQVQPASVDLRLGSEFLEFRRTNIPCIHPNEASEVDEYVRETHVADGEEFVLHPGDFVLGTTRERVAIPDDLVAHVEGRSSLGRLAIVVHATAGLADPGYEGQITLELSNLGNAPVALTPGMRISQLTFTELTSPADRPYGAERGSKYQGQDGPQASRIGDDPEFDDAGEEGAGSDGDTAAGDATTAATRGGDDA; this is encoded by the coding sequence ATGATCCTCTCGGACACGGACATCCTCGCTCGACTGGGCGAGGGTGACCTCGTGATCGAGCCGCTGGCGGACGTCGACCAGCAGGTCCAACCCGCCAGTGTCGACCTCAGACTCGGCTCGGAGTTCCTGGAGTTCCGGCGCACCAACATCCCCTGTATCCACCCGAACGAGGCCAGCGAAGTCGACGAGTACGTCCGCGAGACCCACGTCGCCGACGGCGAGGAGTTCGTCCTCCACCCCGGCGACTTCGTGCTCGGGACGACCCGCGAACGCGTCGCCATCCCCGACGATCTCGTCGCCCACGTCGAGGGTCGCTCGTCGCTCGGCCGTCTCGCCATCGTCGTCCACGCGACCGCCGGGTTGGCCGATCCCGGCTACGAGGGCCAGATCACCCTCGAGTTGTCGAACCTCGGCAACGCACCCGTCGCCCTGACCCCCGGGATGCGGATCTCGCAGCTCACCTTCACCGAACTCACCTCCCCGGCCGACCGGCCGTACGGCGCCGAACGCGGCTCGAAGTACCAGGGCCAGGACGGCCCACAGGCGTCGCGGATCGGCGACGATCCGGAGTTCGACGACGCTGGAGAGGAGGGTGCCGGCAGCGACGGCGACACTGCCGCGGGCGACGCCACTACCGCGGCGACGAGGGGAGGTGACGACGCGTGA
- a CDS encoding TMEM165/GDT1 family protein yields the protein MAGFLEILVIAAIAQLTVLPGEKVQFIVAGLSTRYHPYLVVGAAGTAFAGWTAVEIMFGQAVQQALPGVVLDTITAGLFLLFAVLLVRSAPAADEEGIDAAATDGGVANATPAVADEFEVLGRSVGGRVGQFLSIFTMMAAGEFGDKTQLVTIGLAVQYGATPAIWVGEMLVIVPVSLANAFFFHRFSHAFDLRVAHYLGAAVFAFFGVDTVLAITTGFSVWETAVGTVADALVALV from the coding sequence GTGGCGGGCTTCCTAGAGATCCTCGTGATCGCGGCGATCGCACAGCTCACCGTCCTCCCGGGCGAGAAGGTCCAGTTCATCGTCGCCGGACTGTCGACGCGGTACCACCCGTACCTCGTCGTCGGGGCGGCAGGCACCGCGTTCGCCGGGTGGACGGCCGTCGAGATCATGTTCGGACAGGCGGTCCAGCAGGCGCTCCCGGGAGTCGTTCTCGACACGATCACCGCCGGGCTGTTCCTGCTGTTCGCGGTGTTGCTCGTGCGGTCTGCGCCGGCCGCCGACGAGGAGGGGATCGACGCGGCCGCGACCGACGGCGGCGTCGCGAACGCGACACCGGCCGTCGCCGACGAGTTCGAGGTCCTCGGGCGGAGCGTCGGCGGCCGCGTCGGGCAGTTCCTCTCGATCTTCACGATGATGGCGGCCGGCGAGTTCGGCGACAAGACACAGTTGGTCACCATCGGACTGGCCGTCCAGTACGGCGCGACGCCGGCCATCTGGGTCGGCGAGATGCTGGTGATCGTCCCCGTCAGCCTCGCGAACGCGTTCTTCTTCCACCGCTTCTCGCACGCGTTCGACCTCCGCGTGGCCCACTACCTCGGGGCCGCCGTGTTCGCGTTCTTCGGCGTCGACACGGTACTCGCGATCACGACCGGGTTCTCCGTCTGGGAGACCGCCGTCGGCACCGTCGCCGACGCGCTCGTCGCACTCGTCTGA
- a CDS encoding thiamine-phosphate synthase family protein, which produces MKFVEEVVVEEFLPTVRSMLAEELRDRGFTQREVAEALGISQSAVSKYAHGEVSRTEAILSDDRVRATVQEVAEGLASGETSRVAALIELEVLIRELERGDLLADRHEAAMPELAETEYDFAVHDPDSEARDRERTLSSVRRGLRGVRNTSGFATLIPNVGSNLVEAVPDAATVEDVAAVPGRIFDVKGQAKVPADPEYGVSAHVAGVLLAARDAGLDVRAALNLAYSPATVDALADAGYPVAEFDAEGGSEAAAAALSRVVGDTGKGDDGVDTDETDGVRRDADGAGGVERDAVVAYQSGAQGIEPIVYVLGPDAPTVVRVAREAL; this is translated from the coding sequence GTGAAGTTCGTCGAGGAGGTCGTCGTCGAGGAGTTCCTCCCGACCGTGCGGTCGATGTTGGCCGAGGAGTTGCGCGACCGCGGGTTCACACAGCGCGAGGTCGCGGAGGCACTGGGAATCAGCCAGTCGGCCGTCTCGAAGTACGCCCACGGCGAGGTGAGTCGGACGGAGGCGATCCTCTCGGACGACCGCGTGCGGGCGACCGTCCAAGAGGTCGCGGAGGGACTCGCCTCGGGCGAGACGAGTCGCGTGGCGGCTCTGATCGAGTTGGAGGTGTTGATCCGCGAACTGGAACGGGGCGACCTGTTGGCGGACAGACACGAGGCGGCGATGCCGGAGTTGGCGGAGACGGAGTACGACTTCGCCGTCCACGACCCGGACAGCGAGGCGCGCGACCGCGAGCGGACGCTGTCGTCCGTCCGTCGCGGGTTGCGTGGGGTGCGGAACACCTCCGGGTTCGCGACGCTGATCCCGAACGTCGGCTCGAATCTCGTCGAGGCGGTGCCCGACGCCGCGACCGTCGAGGACGTGGCCGCCGTTCCCGGACGGATCTTCGACGTGAAGGGGCAGGCGAAGGTACCTGCCGACCCGGAGTACGGCGTCAGTGCACACGTCGCCGGGGTGCTCCTCGCGGCGCGCGACGCCGGGCTCGACGTGCGGGCGGCGCTGAACCTCGCGTACAGTCCCGCGACGGTCGACGCGCTCGCGGACGCCGGCTACCCCGTCGCCGAGTTCGACGCCGAGGGTGGCTCCGAGGCCGCCGCGGCGGCGCTGTCGCGTGTCGTCGGCGACACGGGCAAGGGCGACGACGGAGTGGACACCGACGAGACGGACGGCGTGAGACGGGACGCCGACGGGGCGGGCGGCGTGGAGCGAGACGCCGTCGTCGCCTACCAGTCGGGCGCACAGGGGATCGAACCGATCGTCTACGTGCTCGGGCCGGACGCGCCGACGGTCGTCCGGGTCGCACGCGAGGCGTTGTAG